One genomic segment of Catalinimonas alkaloidigena includes these proteins:
- a CDS encoding ABC transporter permease, translating into MIKRFAQRLFRWFCHPDYYDEIVGDLEEMYQRNKDEELRFVQWKYFFQVIGLFRPSLIRSFPHIYLTQPAMFRHYFNISTRVLLRHKFYSAINILGLAVGMGVALLIYQYIHFELSYDKFHEDAENIYRLTQTTIRNGENLGTGVYTTYGLGPTAKAEIPGVETFVRVYPDDIGMTVINPESDEKYQEQEGRIWYVDSAFLEMFSFPLKQGLAKTSLNEQHNILLTEAMAIKYFGDSNPLGKTIEISAGVLSGSFTVSGVLEALPANTHLQFDFLLPIDYLLSRYGPFKNHDDGWDWERFVTYIQTNDEVQADNLNEKLDQLVSRHVGEGLSKSDSYWKIGLQPLTDIHLRSNFPKDLASSPGNIQNVRFFAMIGLFILMMAWVNYINLSTAHAMQRAKEVGVRKTIGALKNQLISQFMVESCMINLTAGTIAIGIAYFSLPVLNNIIGIELTFNVLQIPEFWAAFFLIILFGTLLSGIYPSFVLPSFNPLKVLKFITISPGRGFSLRKGLIAFQFLMSVLLISGTYLVYQQITFMKDQDLGFELERILIVNGPRVAIQDGQEALISLFETFETEVLQHHTITSISGTSHIPGRGYMGGWNARKLGEPESAAKEGMVIFTDSYITDTYDMKYLAKRELPAEISNYEWLILNEEAVKTYGLGSPEEALNKHLLVFGDTLKILGIVENIHWSSLKTTHLPILFTVDRYYGAYFSIKMNMSDIDESIAHIEDAYQQIYPDDPFQYFFLDDAFNRQYQADLQFRNLFSAFSALAIFIACIGLFALVSYSATLRIKEIGIRKVLGAGVGHLMILLSREYLILLLIAIGLAVPAIIIGGKAWLENYAYKVGLGIDLFLIPGLILLLISFLTVSYKTFASARANPVEALKSE; encoded by the coding sequence ATGATCAAACGCTTTGCCCAACGCCTCTTCCGATGGTTCTGCCATCCTGATTACTATGATGAAATTGTAGGAGATCTGGAAGAGATGTATCAGCGAAATAAAGATGAAGAGCTTCGTTTTGTGCAATGGAAATATTTTTTTCAGGTAATTGGACTTTTTCGTCCTTCACTTATTCGCTCTTTCCCTCACATATACTTAACCCAACCTGCCATGTTCCGACACTACTTTAACATAAGCACCCGTGTTCTGCTTCGGCATAAATTCTACTCTGCCATCAACATTCTCGGGCTAGCGGTAGGCATGGGAGTTGCCCTGTTGATCTATCAGTACATTCATTTTGAGTTGAGCTATGACAAGTTTCATGAGGATGCGGAAAATATTTACCGCCTTACGCAAACTACCATTCGGAATGGAGAGAATTTAGGTACAGGCGTTTACACCACATATGGACTTGGTCCAACGGCAAAAGCAGAAATTCCGGGAGTAGAAACTTTTGTGCGTGTCTACCCTGATGATATAGGCATGACAGTCATCAATCCTGAAAGTGATGAAAAATATCAGGAACAGGAAGGTAGGATATGGTACGTAGACAGTGCTTTTCTGGAAATGTTCAGCTTTCCTCTCAAGCAAGGCCTGGCAAAAACCTCCCTCAATGAGCAACACAATATTCTGCTCACCGAAGCAATGGCAATCAAATATTTTGGCGACAGCAATCCCCTAGGAAAAACGATAGAGATCAGTGCCGGAGTATTGAGCGGAAGTTTTACTGTGAGTGGTGTGCTGGAAGCTTTACCCGCCAACACTCATCTACAGTTTGATTTTCTTTTGCCCATTGATTATCTACTTAGCCGTTACGGCCCCTTCAAAAATCATGATGATGGCTGGGACTGGGAGCGTTTTGTGACTTATATACAAACTAATGATGAAGTTCAAGCAGACAATCTCAATGAAAAGCTTGACCAGCTTGTTAGCCGTCATGTGGGCGAGGGCTTGTCAAAATCTGATTCTTACTGGAAAATCGGACTTCAGCCACTCACTGATATCCACCTGAGATCAAATTTTCCCAAAGACCTGGCGAGCAGTCCGGGTAACATACAAAATGTGCGCTTTTTTGCTATGATTGGGCTTTTCATCCTCATGATGGCCTGGGTCAATTACATTAATCTCTCAACGGCACATGCCATGCAAAGAGCCAAAGAAGTTGGCGTGCGCAAAACTATTGGCGCATTGAAAAATCAGTTAATCAGTCAGTTTATGGTGGAATCATGTATGATCAACCTGACCGCCGGAACAATAGCTATTGGGATTGCCTATTTTTCTTTGCCTGTGCTTAATAACATCATTGGAATTGAGCTTACTTTCAATGTATTGCAAATCCCGGAATTTTGGGCTGCTTTTTTTCTGATCATCCTTTTTGGAACATTACTCTCCGGCATTTACCCGTCTTTTGTGTTGCCTTCTTTTAACCCACTCAAGGTACTCAAATTCATCACCATCAGTCCGGGAAGAGGCTTTAGTCTGAGAAAAGGGTTGATTGCCTTTCAATTTCTGATGTCCGTATTGCTCATTTCAGGCACCTATCTGGTGTACCAGCAAATCACTTTTATGAAGGATCAGGATCTGGGTTTTGAACTGGAAAGAATTTTGATAGTAAATGGACCTCGCGTAGCCATCCAGGATGGACAAGAGGCTTTGATATCACTGTTTGAAACTTTTGAAACAGAAGTGCTACAGCATCATACTATTACTTCTATCAGCGGCACCAGTCACATTCCCGGCAGAGGATACATGGGGGGCTGGAACGCCCGAAAATTGGGTGAGCCAGAAAGTGCTGCCAAAGAAGGAATGGTAATTTTTACAGATTCCTATATCACTGACACTTATGATATGAAGTACCTTGCTAAAAGAGAATTGCCTGCTGAAATATCTAATTATGAGTGGCTCATCCTCAATGAAGAAGCTGTAAAAACTTACGGATTAGGTTCACCTGAAGAAGCACTTAATAAGCATCTTCTGGTTTTTGGTGATACCTTGAAAATATTAGGGATAGTTGAAAATATACATTGGAGTTCGCTCAAAACTACTCATTTACCAATCTTATTTACAGTGGATAGATATTATGGTGCTTATTTTTCTATCAAAATGAATATGTCGGATATTGATGAAAGTATTGCTCACATTGAAGACGCTTATCAGCAGATTTATCCAGACGACCCTTTTCAATACTTTTTCTTAGATGATGCCTTTAACCGACAGTATCAGGCGGATCTTCAGTTTAGGAATCTGTTCTCAGCCTTTTCAGCACTCGCAATCTTCATTGCCTGCATTGGGCTGTTCGCACTTGTCTCCTACTCTGCCACTTTGCGCATTAAGGAAATTGGTATCCGTAAAGTGCTGGGAGCTGGTGTAGGACATCTGATGATACTCTTGTCTCGTGAGTACCTGATACTACTGCTGATCGCCATTGGACTTGCTGTTCCGGCTATCATCATCGGAGGGAAAGCCTGGCTTGAGAATTATGCTTACAAAGTTGGCCTGGGCATTGACTTATTTCTCATTCCCGGACTGATACTTTTACTTATCTCATTTTTAACGGTAAGCTACAAAACATTTGCAAGCGCCAGAGCCAATCCGGTAGAGGCCCTGAAAAGCGAATAA
- a CDS encoding dienelactone hydrolase family protein translates to MEKSVSFNDSINISSQNRVLSGKLLIPEESQAIILFVDEHGKATQDKRFLKIAERFQNYGFATLFVDLLTADEADSPAEAMDIYKQAERITDIRNWAGENPQTEHLSIGLLSYGSGTAAALEAVVNVENKINALVSLGGRPDLAFDALKKIDIPLLFICGDMDNANVVQHEKSLPHFNTSSKMEVIRDAGKGFETESALEKVIGLSKEWFIRHL, encoded by the coding sequence ATGGAAAAGTCAGTTTCATTTAACGATAGTATAAATATCAGTTCGCAAAACAGAGTACTTTCCGGCAAGCTCCTGATTCCCGAAGAGAGTCAGGCCATCATTCTTTTTGTAGACGAACATGGAAAAGCAACACAGGACAAACGATTTCTTAAGATCGCGGAAAGGTTTCAAAATTATGGCTTTGCTACTTTATTCGTAGACTTGCTTACAGCGGATGAGGCTGATTCCCCTGCTGAAGCCATGGATATCTACAAACAGGCTGAGCGAATTACTGATATAAGAAACTGGGCAGGAGAAAATCCCCAAACGGAACATCTGAGCATCGGCTTATTAAGTTATGGTAGTGGGACAGCCGCTGCCCTTGAAGCAGTAGTTAATGTAGAAAATAAAATCAATGCATTAGTGTCTTTAGGTGGACGTCCGGATCTGGCTTTTGATGCGCTGAAGAAGATAGATATACCGCTCTTGTTTATTTGTGGCGATATGGACAATGCAAATGTCGTCCAGCATGAAAAATCATTGCCACACTTCAACACTTCATCAAAAATGGAAGTCATTCGTGATGCGGGTAAAGGCTTTGAAACGGAGTCTGCTCTAGAAAAAGTAATCGGCCTCAGTAAGGAATGGTTCATTAGACACCTTTAA
- a CDS encoding GNAT family N-acetyltransferase, protein MQHAIKQEEKESKGSFYIEKEASRVAEMTYSKAGDAMIIIDHTEVDDALRGTGTGEALVEAAVSWARENKKKIMPLCPFANSVFRKNPSYQDVLK, encoded by the coding sequence ATGCAGCACGCTATTAAACAGGAAGAAAAAGAGAGTAAAGGGAGCTTTTATATTGAAAAGGAGGCAAGTCGAGTGGCAGAGATGACGTATTCCAAAGCAGGAGATGCCATGATCATCATAGATCATACCGAAGTAGATGACGCTCTGAGAGGTACAGGAACGGGAGAGGCTCTTGTAGAAGCAGCAGTAAGCTGGGCAAGAGAAAATAAGAAAAAAATTATGCCACTATGCCCTTTTGCTAACTCAGTTTTTAGGAAGAATCCCTCATATCAGGACGTATTGAAATGA
- a CDS encoding PadR family transcriptional regulator — translation MKTYPMGEFEEIVLLTVGVLYDEAYGGAIKDAIEEKAQRNVSVGALQAALKRMEKKGYLESREGEFNAQRGGKPKRYYTITAFGKQALQKNKDIRLKLWRAIPKIAFDFKYT, via the coding sequence ATGAAAACATATCCAATGGGTGAATTTGAAGAGATCGTTTTACTTACTGTTGGGGTGCTCTATGATGAGGCTTATGGCGGAGCGATCAAGGATGCGATAGAAGAAAAGGCACAACGAAATGTGAGTGTGGGAGCATTACAGGCAGCCTTAAAAAGAATGGAAAAAAAGGGATATCTGGAATCACGTGAGGGTGAATTCAATGCACAGCGAGGAGGCAAGCCCAAACGATATTATACCATTACCGCCTTTGGCAAACAGGCTTTACAGAAAAACAAAGACATACGCCTGAAGCTATGGAGGGCAATCCCCAAAATCGCGTTTGACTTCAAATATACATGA
- a CDS encoding phosphoribosyltransferase has product MINNREEAAIDLGQKLKHLPKDKLIVLGIPRGGVLMAKIIADQLSVPFDVVMTKKIGHPRNPELAVGAVSMDSEVAISKLSIPEKYFNEKAEETRRLLRERYEKYTGKKDCLAWGGYTVILVDDGIATGNTMMATIKLLRKQKPDKIVVAVPVAPPESVKKISEAVDECVVLECPENFSAISQFYEEFHQVNDEEVISILNS; this is encoded by the coding sequence ATGATTAATAACCGTGAAGAAGCCGCTATTGATTTAGGTCAAAAGTTGAAGCACCTACCGAAGGATAAACTTATTGTATTAGGTATTCCTCGGGGAGGGGTGCTTATGGCCAAGATTATAGCTGATCAGCTTTCAGTGCCTTTTGATGTGGTTATGACAAAAAAAATTGGTCATCCCAGAAATCCTGAACTGGCAGTGGGTGCTGTGAGTATGGATAGTGAGGTTGCCATTAGCAAGCTTAGCATCCCTGAAAAATACTTCAACGAAAAAGCTGAAGAGACAAGAAGGCTTCTTCGTGAACGTTATGAGAAATATACAGGTAAGAAGGATTGCCTTGCCTGGGGAGGATATACAGTCATATTGGTAGATGACGGAATCGCTACAGGAAATACAATGATGGCTACGATCAAACTGTTAAGAAAACAAAAGCCTGATAAAATTGTAGTAGCTGTCCCTGTGGCACCTCCGGAAAGCGTAAAGAAAATCAGTGAAGCGGTAGATGAATGTGTTGTATTAGAATGTCCAGAAAATTTTTCGGCAATAAGTCAGTTTTATGAGGAATTTCATCAGGTAAATGATGAAGAGGTTATTTCAATATTAAACTCGTAA